A window of Coregonus clupeaformis isolate EN_2021a chromosome 28, ASM2061545v1, whole genome shotgun sequence contains these coding sequences:
- the LOC121543839 gene encoding LOW QUALITY PROTEIN: uncharacterized protein LOC121543839 (The sequence of the model RefSeq protein was modified relative to this genomic sequence to represent the inferred CDS: inserted 2 bases in 1 codon) yields the protein MKPGKKRHSFTNTNTHTYINTKHTSFYSLIASCLNMANSVATLVVQAELLPPQSSSSLSPFPSLQGSGEGEEDRERGEEEDGEKGMVEGGEDIVLTGVEMVTSSVLAAPHLQEHPEHPFQCLDCGKSFKWSSRLAHHQRSHNNERPYRCNLCPKAFKGSSALLYHQRSHSGEKPYKCDDCDKAFKRSSLLQVHRSVHTGLRTFQCPYCPLTFKWSSHYQYHLRQHTGECPYPCDSCPKAFKNSSSLRRHKNVHLGLKPYVCTVCTKAFTQSTNLRQHMRIHTGERPYICGECGRSFTHSSNLALHRNSQSHTGEGKGGKTGGGNMGDEIREVIVGEEVTSQMLTDMGFVSQEAMVGVGVGVGEVFLSSGHQTLLPHLTLTPTQGGVCTSRAIGTEVHVSTESGASVLLYSCGSCSQTFSTRTELEDHQAMHLGPGEEGGSGVGEGPGGEGEVGNLLADFEEVVETTAAAENGHTTAELLGLTGGVDGGNMGTTQAQFDLLQSFTVGAQIPADSVETGGNTTGPGTGAGTECAYCGKSFKTSGGLNRHLAQVHSLSPSQSRSQFSCSACDRSFTLLSSLLTHQHSHTPEQRLLAEAEAEIVCPPSLSLSLPLPSSPRQGDKHQDTQGEIHVSLMAVTEEGDREVAKPSTRAVVKGQRRGAASKTAGGNNERPYRCSECGKAFKGSSGLRYHMRDHTGERPYRCTECGKSFKRSSLLSIHQRVHTGVRAFQCPYCPLTFKWSSHYQYHLRQHTGERPYVCQECGKSFKNTSCLRRHSQLHSGLRPHICPICSKSFSQTSNLKQHERTHSGERPFQCAQCHKSFTHSSNLQLHLRTHSSRKDYKCPFCGKEFVMHSYLQRHMRTHGNGAVAGDAGVGGKEXGAGEVKGGGGVTTTTTLLNPITLETTGNSGSLIVSQPTLDIPPNTSQNYFMIQTANGLQLIPLSAPAPPPPPPPPPQTQYILLQCPSTNGSQPSLILVPTTATNPQPTLDPQGLPLVQTVLSPAQTQMQHFQNISQQQQQPRFIITTNNVNNPPVSKTTTPSQNSMLNKPILGKSNRTARTRRGRKPKAAVGRKTTTSVATTTTSVTITTAPVSQSGDVVPVSSCNVISVTPATVIAANTMTSSLPSSLPAKSQGPSSPPTASVSVSTPSSFTSATVTSGPLKVATVNSVTMVTPASLPSDPVAWVGEPQTAPELGNTTEQDMRGEQYVLCFQKEGGKKEEVKIGEEGGSYVLQFEGERCGEVGQGGMGREGDGESYVLRFQTEGETEGEGGKEKRGLVSLLQEWGGEREGERRVGEDGGEGESFVLHFQTEHQSEERTTSDSSYLEGPSNSLELSCPPPQALMPLNGQEVVFELGDENKMVGQGSGESVQMIALIEGEGEGEGGNYSGAVGAVGEGRGPMEGIFQLEGGEGIVIIEVSTSSLREGGMDRGGEGGVTLERSEAKGGSGITERPEKDRNSAECIEIETGANEGENTATNGPTPNSQFN from the exons ATGAAACCGGGAAAGAAGAGACACAGCTTCACcaacactaatacacacacttaCATTAATACCAAACATACAAGCTTTTATTCTCTAATTGCGTCTTGCCTCAACATGGCAAACTCAGTGGCCACTCTAGTGGTCCAAGCGGAACTATTACCCCCTCAAtcgtcctcctccctctctcccttcccctcgcTGCAGGGAtcaggagaaggggaggaggacagggaaaGGGGGGAAGAAGAGGATGGGGAGAAAGGGATGGTGGAAGGGGGTGAGGATATAGTGCTGACCGGGGTGGAGATGGTGACGTCATCGGTCCTGGCCGCACCCCATCTCCAGGAGCACCCTGAGCACCCGTTCCAGTGCCTGGACTGTGGCAAGAGCTTCAAGTGGTCTTCAAGGCTGGCACACCACCAGCGCAGCCACAACAACGAGAGGCCCTACCGCTGTAACCTCTGCCCCAAGGCCTTCAAGGGCTCCTCCGCACTCCTCTACCACCAGAG GTCTCATTCAGGGGAGAAGCCCTATAAGTGTGACGACTGTGACAAGGCCTTCAAACGCTCCTCTCTGCTCCAG GTCCATCGTAGTGTCCACACAGGCCTGCGGACCTTCCAGTGCCCCTACTGCCCGCTCACCTTCAAGTGGAGCTCCCATTACCAGTACCACCTGCGCCAGCACACGGGCGAGTGCCCCTACCCCTGCGACAGCTGCCCCAAGGCCTTCAAGAACTCCAGCAGCCTGCGTAGACACAAGAACGTGCACCTGGGCCTGAAGCCCTACGTGTGCACCGTGTGTACCAAGGCCTTTACCCAGTCCACCAACCTCAGACAACACATGAGAATCCACACAGGAGAGAGGCCCTACATTTGTGGAGAGTGTGGACGCAGTTTCACACACTCATCCAATCTGGCCCTGCACCGGAACTCTCAGAGTCACACTGGTGAAGGAAAGGGGGGGAAGACAGGGGGAGGCAACATGGGGGATGAGATACGGGAAGTGATAGTGGGGGAGGAAGTGACATCACAAATGTTGACAGACATGGGCTTTGTGAGCCAGGAGGccatggtgggggtgggggtgggggtcggGGAGGTGTTCCTATCGTCAGGTCACCAGACCCTCCTgccccatctcaccctaacccccacCCAGGGGGGCGTGTGCACATCCAGGGCCATCGGGACAGAAGTGCACGTGAGCACGGAGTCGGGCGCCAGCGTGCTGCTGTACAGCTGTGGCAGCTGTAGTCAGACGTTCAGCACGCGGACAGAGCTAGAGGACCACCAGGCCATGCACCTGGGTCCCGGGGAGGAGGGGGGCAGCGGGGTGGGTGAGGggccagggggagagggagaggtggggaatCTGCTGGCTGACTTTGAAGAGGTGGTGGAGACGACGGCAGCAGCAGAGAACGGACACACTACGGCTGAACTACTGGGACTGACCGGGGGAGTGGACGGAGGG AATATGGGGACTACCCAGGCCCAGTTTGACCTGCTGCAGAGCTTCACAGTGGGGGCTCAAATCCCTGCAGACAGCGTGGAGACAGGGGGTAACACCACAGGTCCAGGGACGGGGGCGGGCACAGAGTGTGCCTACTGCGGGAAGAGCTTCAAGACCAGCGGAGGGCTCAACAGACACCTGGCACAG gtccactccctctctccctcccagtctcgCTCCCAGTTCAGCTGCTCTGCGTGCGACCGCTCCttcaccctcctctcttccctgctcACCCACCAGCACTCCCACACCCCCGAGCAGCGCCTCCTGGCCGAGGCTGAGGCGGAGATCGTCTGCCccccgtccctgtccctgtccctgccccTGCCCTCCTCCCCCAGGCAGGGGGACAAGCACCAGGACACCCAGGGGGAGATCCACGTCAGCCTGATGGCTGTgacagaggagggggacagggaggtgGCCAAGCCATCCACCAGAGCAGTGGTCAAGGGCCAGAGGAGAGGAGCGGCTAGTAAGACTGCTGGGGGGAACAACG AGAGGCCGTACCGTTGCTCTGAGTGTGGTAAGGCCTTCAAGGGTTCGTCAGGTCTGAGGTACCACATGAGGgaccacacaggagagagaccctACCGCTGCACAGAGTGCGGCAAGAGCTTCAAGAGGTCCTCACTGCTCTCCATACACCAGAGG gtgcaCACAGGTGTGCGAGCGTTCCAGTGCCCCTACTGCCCGCTCACCTTCAAGTGGAGCTCCCATTACCAGTACCACCTGCGCCAGCACACGGGCGAGCGGCCCTATGTGTGCCAGGAGTGTGGCAAGTCCTTCAAAAACACCAGCTGTCTGAGGAGACACAGTCAGCTCCACTCTGGCCTGCGCCCTCACATCTGCCCCATCTGCTCCAAGTCCTTCTCACAGACCTCCAACCTCAAACAG CACGAGCGCACCCACTCAGGCGAGCGGCCCTTCCAGTGTGCCCAGTGTCATAAGAGcttcacccactcctccaatctCCAGCTCCACCTGAGAACCCACTCCTCCAGGAAGGACTACAAGTGTCCCTTCTGTGGGAAGGAGTTTGTCATGCACTCCTACCTGCAGAGGCACATGAGGACTCATGGGAACGGGGCTGTGGCAGGGGACGCTGGGGTGGGGGGTAAGGA GGGGGCAGGGGAGGTaaaggggggtggaggggtgacAACCACCACCACCTTACTAAACCCCATCACCCTGGAGACCACAGGGAACTCTGGGTCTCTGATCGTGTCTCAGCCAACGCTGGACATTCCCCCCAACACCTCCCAGAACTACTTCATGATCCAGACAGCCAATGGGCTTCAGCTCATCCCCCTGTCTGCCCccgccccccctcctccccctccgccTCCCCCCCAGACACAGTACATCCTCCTACAGTGCCCCTCCACCAATGGGAGCCAGCCCAGCCTGATTCTCGTCCCCACCACAGCGACCAATCCCCAGCCCACCCTGGATCCCCAGGGCCTCCCATTGGTGCAGACAGTTCTAAGCCCTGCCCAAACCCAGATGCAACATTTTCAGAACATATCCCAGCAACAACAGCAGCCCAGGTTCATCATCACCACCAACAACGTAAACAACCCTCCCGTTTCTAAGACAACAACTCCCTCCCAGAACTCTATGCTGAACAAGCCCATATTAGGGAAAAGTAACCGGACAGCCAGGACCAGGAGAGGACGGAAACCCAAAGCCGCTGTAGGTCGGAAAACGACCACCTCAGTTGCTACGACAACCACCTCTGTCACCATAACAACAGCCCCTGTCAGTCAGTCGGGGGATGTAGTACCTGTGTCTAGCTGTAATGTAATTAGTGTCACTCCAGCTACTGTTATTGCTGCCAACACTATGACATCATCATTGCCATCGTCTCTACCCGCCAAGTCACAAGGTCCTTCCTCACCACCAAcggcctctgtctctgtttctaccCCCTCCTCCTTTACCTCTGCAACTGTTACCTCAGGACCCCTAAAGGTTGCCACAGTTAACTCAGTTACCATGGTTACACCAGCCTCCCTGCCCTCTGACCCTGTGGCCTGGGTTGGGGAACCCCAAACCGCCCCAGAGTTGGGCAATACCACTGAGCAGGACATGAGAGGGGAACAGTATGTCCTCTGCTTCCAGAAAGAAGGAGGGAAGAAGGAAGAGGTAAAgataggagaggaaggagggtccTACGTGTTGCAGTTTGAAGGGGAGAGGTGCGGGGAGGTGGGGCAAGGAGGAATGGGCAGAGAAGGGGATGGGGAGTCATACGTGCTGCGTTTCCAGactgagggagagactgagggagagggagggaaggagaaaagAGGTCTGGTGTCACTGCTgcaggagtggggaggagagagagaaggagaaagacgaGTAGGGGAGGATGGCGGAGAGGGAGAGTCCTTTGTGCTTCATTTCCAAACAGAGCATCAGAGCGAGGAACGGACCACTTCTGACAGTAGCTATCTAGAAGGCCCCAGCAACAGCCTGGAACTTTCCTGCCCGCCTCCCCAGGCCTTAATGCCTCTGAATGGGCAGGAGGTGGTGTTTGAGCTGGGGGATGAGAACAAGATGGTGGGCCAGGGGTCTGGAGAGAGTGTGCAGATGATAGCCCTGATCGAGGGGGAAGGGGAAGGAGAAGGGGGCAATTACAGTGGGGCAGTGGGGGCAGTAGGGGAGGGCAGGGGGCCAATGGAGGGCATCTTTCAGcttgagggaggagaggggatcgTCATAATTGAGGTTAGCACCAGCAGTCTAAGAGAAGGGGGGATGgacagaggaggggaaggaggagtaACTTTAGAGAGGAGTGAAGCAAAAGGAGGGAGTGGAATAACTGAGAGGCCTGAAAAAGACAGGAACTCAGCAGAATGCATTGAAATAGAGACTGGAGCGAATGAAGGAGAAAACACAGCTACGAATGGCCCTACACCTAACTCTCAGTTCAATTAA
- the LOC121542946 gene encoding N-acetyltransferase 14, whose protein sequence is MVKLELDQVVMRRMREDDIETVKAIIKEGCQGTENRLILHILTRPVCLLLLATVSSVLRCFLHSFILALIIPVFLLIVYLKFTMPRSTGVLGTSRPYWDYVGSSYRGAQDETLVNPYSRISGKPPPAKGKARRRTKPKAEDKDKDLSPEIVDVEREKAAGQVWVADCEGEIVGCVSREGDCRLGMRRFCRVVVGCWYRREGLGRLLVQSLEQRERQTGARRVYAHVPYPSAVGEAFFRKLGYRLQGEVGYDGEEEEEDEEQPERTFLGFHVTKVFVKDLK, encoded by the exons ATGGTAAAGCTGGAGCTAGATCAGGTGGTAatgaggaggatgagggaggatgaCATCGAGACTgtcaaagctatcatcaag gagggTTGTCAGGGCACAGAAAACCGTCTGATCCTCCACATCCTGACTCGTCCTGTCTGCCTCCTACTCCTGGCTACCGTCTCTTCTGTCCTCCGCTGCTTCCTTCACTCCTTCATCCTGGCCCTCATCATTCCTGTCTTCCTGCTCATCGTCTACCTCAAGTTCACCATGCCACGCTCCACAGGGGTGctgggtaccagccggccctacTGGGACTATGTGGGGAGCAGTTACCGAGGGGCGCAGGACGAGACCCTCGTCAACCCCTATAGCAGGATCAGTGGGAAACCCCCGCCGGCAAAA GGCAAGGCCAGACGGAGGACCAAACCCAAGGCAGAGGACAAGGACAAAGACTTGTCTCCTGAGATCGTAGACGTGGAGAGGGAGAAGGCAGCAGGGCAGGTGTGGGTGGCGGACTGTGAGGGGGAGATCGTGGGCTGTGTGTCCAGGGAGGGTGACTGTCGTCTGGGGATGAGGAGGTTCTgcagggtggtggtggggtgCTGGTACCGCCGGGAGGGCCTGGGCAGACTGCTGGTCCAGAGTCtggaacagagggagagacagacggggGCCAGGAGGGTCTACGCCCACGTCCCCTACCCCTCTGCAGTAGGAGAGGCCTTCTTCAGGAAGCTGGGCTACCGGCTGCAGGGGGAGGTGGGCTACgacggggaggaagaggaggaggatgaagagcaGCCGGAGAGGACATTTCTGGGCTTCCATGTCACCAAGGTGTTTGTCAAAGACCTCAAATGA
- the LOC121542995 gene encoding interleukin-11-like, producing MKLLVDSSSSLLLSLLLAQLPLFTYAVPAPYRRPNVVHELDRLANQTKNLRQITADLLKEHAFETDPEQHRFKSLPVMNNRASDINSLEMRPTLSQLHSDLKSFEHHFAWLSRASRKHHHPALPKLGQMISLIKSLTSMLEHQMVRVDAQRLSPPSPSLPPPPPSQFDVLQSSQELLLQFRLFCDWAQRVFSVLSTKSKMSAVQ from the exons ATGAAAT TGCTGGtcgactcctcctcctctctgctgctcTCGCTGCTATTGGCCCAACTGCCTTTATTTACATATGCCGTCCCCGCCCCCTACCGGCGGCCGAACGTCGTGCACGAACTGGACAGATTGGCCAATCAGACGAAGAATCTGCGGCAGATCACAGCAGATCTATTG AAGGAACATGCGTTCGAGACAGACCCAGAACAGCATAGATTTAAGTCCCTGCCAGTAATGAACAACAGAGCCAGTGACATCAACTCCCTTGAG ATGAGACCCACTCTCTCTCAGCTCCACTCGGACTTGAAGTCGTTTGAGCACCATTTTGCCTGGTTGAGCAGAGCATCAAGGAAACACCACCACCCTGCTCTCCCTAAACTGGGACAGATGATCTCACTCATCAAGTCTCTCACCAGCATGCTAGAGCATCAG ATGGTGAGAGTTGATGCTCagcgtctctctcctccctctccctcgctgCCACCTCCCCCCCCATCCCAGTTTGATGTGTTACAGTCTTCCCAGGAGCTGCTACTACAGTTCAGACTCTTCTGTGATTGGGCCCAACGAGTGTTCTCAGTGCTCAGTACAAAGTCCAAAATGTCTGCAGTACAATGA
- the aicda gene encoding single-stranded DNA cytosine deaminase, whose translation MINKFDSVLLAQKKFIYHYKNMRWAKGRHETYLCFVVKRRVGPNSLSFDFGHLRNRSGCHVELLFLRLLEAGALCPGLWGYGAPDSVGLCYSVTWFCSWSPCSDCSYRLAQFLSQTPNLRLRIYVSRLYFCDLEDSRAREGLRVLQRAGVQITVMNYEDYFYCWQTFVARRQRVFKAWDGLHQNSVQLARKLNDILQPGEAEDWRDAFELLGL comes from the exons ATGATCAACAAATTTGACAG TGTGCTGTTGGCCCAGAAGAAGTTTATCTACCACTATAAGAACATGCGCTGGGCCAAGGGCCGACACGAGACCTACCTGTGCTTCGTGGTCAAGAGGCGGGTGGGACCAAACTCACTCTCCTTCGACTTTGGACACCTACGCAACCGGTCTGGCTGTCATGttgag CTGCTGTTCCTGCGCCTCTTGGAAGCTGGCGCCCTGTGTCCGGGCCTGTGGGGTTATGGAGCTCCAGACAGTGTGGGACTGTGTTACTCTGTCACCTGGTTCTGTTCCTGGTCTCCCTGCTCAGACTGCTCCTACAGACTGGCCCAGTTCCTCAGCCAGACCCCCAACCTCCGCCTCAGGATCTACGTCTCCAGGCTCTACTTCTGTGACCTGGAGGACAGCCGTGCGAGAGAGGGTCTCCGCGTGCTGCAGAGAGCCGGGGTGCAGATCACTGTCATGAACTATGAAG ACTATTTCTACTGTTGGCAGACCTTTGTGGCTCGCAGACAGCGTGTGTTTAAGGCCTGGGACGGACTGCATCAGAACTCTGTTCAACTGGCCAGGAAACTTAACGACATCCTCcag CCTGGTGAGGCAGAAGATTGGAGAGATGCTTTCGAGCTGCTTGGATTGTGA
- the LOC121542944 gene encoding adaptin ear-binding coat-associated protein 1 produces the protein MATEGEYESILCVKPDVNVYRIPPRASNRGVRAADWKLDAPDWTGRMRVTARGKVAFIKLEDKISGELFAQAPVDEYPGIAIETVSDSSRYFVLRIQDESGRSAFIGIGFGDRGDSFDFNVALQDHFKWVKQELEISKQSQTPDNTPKLDLGFKEGQTITLNIGQGRKRDKSRPQSAGGFGLLPPPPGGGGAKIAPPPMSSSSNDNEGLFSGGDLFSAGSDSFSGESDTFSGGNNIFSAGSDMFSGGSNTGCLLDLDSSNSNSVVQPNPNPTGGSDMWGDFSAPEKSMSPLANDDGSTNWQQF, from the exons ATGGCGACCGAGGGCGAATACGAGTCGATCCTGTGTGTGAAACCTGACGTCAACGTTTACCGAATCCCGCCGCGGGCATCGAACCGGGGAGTCAG GGCGGCGGATTGGAAGCTGGATGCCCCTGATTGGACAGGCCGTATGAGAGTGACGGCTCGGGGAAAAGTGGCTTTCATCAAACTGGAGGACAAGATCTCTG GGGAGCTGTTTGCACAGGCACCAGTGGACGAGTACCCTGGCATCGCCATAGAAACCGTCAGCGACTCCAGTCGTTACTTTGTGCTTCGGATCCAGGATGAGAGTG GTCGCAGTGCGTTCATAGGCATCGGGTTTGGGGACAGAGGGGACTCGTTTGACTTCAACGTGGCGCTGCAGGACCACTTTAA gTGGGTGAAACAGGAGCTTGAGATCAGTAAGCAGTCTCAGACTCCAGACAACACTCCTAAACTGGACCTGGGTTTCAAAGAGGGACAGACCATCACTCTCAATATCGGG caaggcagaaagagagacaagTCCCGCCCCCAGAGTGCTGGTGGCTTTgggctcctccctcctccccctggtGGTGGTGGCGCCAAGATAGCCCCTCCCCCTATGTCAAGCTCCTCCAATGACAATGAAGGGTTATTCTCAGGGGGAGACTTATTCTCTGCGGGAAGTGACTCATTTTCAGGGGAAAGTGACACGTTTTCAGGAGGAAACAACATATTCTCAGCAGGAAGTGACATGTTCTCAGGGGGAAGTAACACAG GCTGTTTGTTAGACCTGGACAGCAGTAACTCCAACTCTGTGGTGCAGCCGAACCCCAACCCTACAGGCGGCTCGGACATGTGGGGAGACTTCTCTGCCCCAGAAAA GTCAATGTCTCCGCTCGCCAACGATGATGGTTCCACCAACTGGCAGCAGTTCTGA